Proteins from one Enterobacter bugandensis genomic window:
- the rpoS gene encoding RNA polymerase sigma factor RpoS translates to MSQNTLKVHDLNEDAEFDENGAEAFDEKALVEEEPSDNDLAEEELLSQGATQRVLDATQLYLGEIGYSPLLTAEEEVYFARRALRGDVASRRRMIESNLRLVVKIARRYGNRGLALLDLIEEGNLGLIRAVEKFDPERGFRFSTYATWWIRQTIERAIMNQTRTIRLPIHIVKELNVYLRTARELSHKLDHEPSAEEIAEQLDKPVDDVSRMLRLNERITSVDTPLGGDSEKALLDILADEKDNGPEDTTQDDDMKQSIVKWLFELNAKQREVLARRFGLLGYEAATLEDVGREIGLTRERVRQIQVEGLRRLREILQGQGLNIEALFRE, encoded by the coding sequence ATGAGTCAGAATACGCTGAAAGTTCATGATTTAAATGAAGACGCGGAATTTGATGAGAACGGAGCAGAGGCTTTTGACGAAAAAGCCTTAGTAGAAGAGGAACCCAGTGATAACGATTTGGCTGAAGAAGAGCTGTTATCGCAGGGCGCCACACAGCGTGTACTGGACGCGACTCAGCTTTACCTTGGGGAGATTGGTTACTCTCCACTGCTAACGGCCGAAGAAGAAGTCTATTTCGCACGTCGTGCTTTGCGTGGTGATGTTGCCTCGCGTCGTCGCATGATCGAAAGTAACCTGCGACTGGTCGTGAAAATTGCCCGCCGTTACGGCAATCGTGGTCTGGCTCTGCTGGATCTGATTGAAGAGGGCAACTTAGGTCTCATCCGCGCAGTTGAGAAGTTTGACCCGGAACGCGGGTTCCGTTTCTCAACCTACGCGACCTGGTGGATTCGTCAGACCATCGAACGGGCTATTATGAACCAGACCCGTACGATCCGACTGCCGATCCACATCGTCAAAGAGTTGAACGTCTATCTGCGTACCGCGCGCGAGTTGTCCCATAAACTGGACCACGAGCCAAGCGCAGAAGAAATTGCCGAACAACTCGACAAACCGGTTGATGACGTAAGCCGTATGCTGCGTCTCAACGAGCGCATTACCTCGGTTGACACCCCGCTGGGTGGCGACTCCGAAAAAGCGCTGCTGGATATCCTGGCCGATGAAAAAGACAACGGCCCGGAAGACACCACGCAGGACGATGACATGAAGCAGAGCATCGTCAAATGGCTGTTCGAACTGAACGCCAAACAGCGTGAAGTGCTGGCACGTCGTTTCGGTTTACTGGGGTATGAAGCTGCGACACTGGAAGACGTCGGCCGCGAAATTGGCCTGACCCGTGAACGTGTTCGTCAGATTCAGGTAGAAGGTCTGCGCCGCCTGCGTGAAATTCTGCAGGGGCAAGGTCTGAATATCGAAGCGCTGTTCCGCGAATAA
- a CDS encoding MarR family winged helix-turn-helix transcriptional regulator: MELRQEAFHLLRQLFQQHTAKWQHSLPELTKPQYAVMRSIAEHPGIEQVALTEVAVSTKATLAEMLSRMEARGLVKREHDPADKRRRFVFLTPEGEALLADCQPVGNEVDEAFLGRLNKAEREQFSALIKKMMHD; this comes from the coding sequence ATGGAACTAAGACAAGAGGCGTTCCACCTGTTACGTCAGCTTTTTCAACAGCATACCGCTAAGTGGCAACATTCCCTGCCGGAACTGACCAAGCCGCAGTATGCGGTTATGCGCTCCATTGCCGAGCACCCGGGCATTGAGCAGGTGGCATTGACCGAAGTGGCGGTCAGCACGAAGGCGACGCTGGCGGAGATGCTCAGCCGAATGGAGGCGCGCGGGCTGGTCAAACGCGAGCACGATCCCGCAGATAAGCGCCGCCGGTTTGTCTTCCTGACACCGGAAGGCGAAGCCCTGCTTGCAGACTGCCAGCCGGTCGGCAACGAGGTGGATGAGGCGTTTTTAGGGCGTCTTAATAAGGCCGAACGGGAGCAGTTCTCTGCGCTCATCAAAAAGATGATGCACGATTAA
- a CDS encoding LysR family transcriptional regulator, with product MINLQRTQMFVAVADTGSFTAAADALGLTKAVVSFNIRQLEAELGVTLLLRSTRRLTLTEAGALFHQRSVALLKDAERLQDDVRANHAGLTGELRITTTPEYGSRVVVPLLARFSQLHPELRVRHVSSSLHADLISERFDVAIRLGTLTDSRYHAALISHFSILPVATPEWRMNHPVESLAQLAQADWIIHERLASPLRWQVKDASGAPEMLEIKKAPRLFADSAQALMAFALAGSGVALLPEWLVRDALDAGKLVPVLPEYTFARQGIHAVYPDARHVPAKVRTFIDFMRASVN from the coding sequence ATGATTAACCTACAGCGGACGCAGATGTTTGTTGCGGTGGCCGATACCGGCAGCTTCACTGCCGCAGCCGATGCGCTGGGCCTGACAAAAGCCGTGGTCAGCTTCAATATTCGCCAGCTCGAAGCCGAGCTGGGGGTGACGCTGCTGCTGCGCTCCACCCGCCGCCTGACGTTAACCGAGGCGGGAGCGCTTTTTCATCAGCGCAGCGTGGCGCTTCTGAAGGACGCAGAACGGCTGCAGGATGATGTTCGCGCGAATCATGCAGGACTCACGGGGGAATTGCGGATTACCACCACGCCTGAGTATGGTTCGCGGGTCGTGGTACCGTTGCTGGCAAGGTTTAGCCAGCTGCACCCGGAGCTTCGCGTGCGTCATGTTTCGTCTTCACTCCATGCCGACCTGATCTCAGAGCGCTTTGACGTGGCTATTCGGTTGGGAACGCTTACCGACTCGCGCTACCACGCCGCATTGATTTCACATTTTTCCATCCTGCCCGTCGCGACGCCGGAATGGCGGATGAATCATCCGGTTGAATCGCTTGCGCAGCTGGCGCAAGCCGACTGGATTATTCACGAGCGCTTAGCGTCGCCGCTGCGCTGGCAGGTAAAAGATGCCAGCGGTGCGCCTGAAATGCTTGAGATAAAAAAAGCGCCGCGCCTGTTTGCCGACAGCGCGCAGGCGCTTATGGCTTTTGCGCTTGCGGGAAGTGGCGTGGCGTTACTGCCGGAATGGCTGGTGCGCGATGCGCTTGATGCGGGAAAACTGGTCCCGGTTTTACCGGAATATACCTTCGCGCGGCAGGGCATCCACGCGGTTTATCCGGATGCCCGGCACGTGCCTGCGAAAGTGCGCACCTTTATTGATTTTATGCGCGCCAGCGTGAATTAA
- the nlpD gene encoding murein hydrolase activator NlpD: MSAGSPKFTISRVAALSLVSLWLAGCTSSNNAPAPVSSVGGNSGSGNTSSGMLITPPPKMGTAAPQQTPQIQPVQHPVTQPTQIQPVEQPVQTQNGRIVYNRQYGNIPKGSYTGGSTYTVKRGDTLFYIAWITGNDFRDLAQRNNVQAPYALEVGQTLQVGNATGTPLTPGNTVSAADVTAQNNSVKPAQKSTTVVASQPVITYSEDSGDQTANKMLPNNKGTATVVTAPTTAPVVSSTEPTASSQNASSSITAWRWPTDGKIIENFATSEGGNKGIDIAGSKGQAIIATADGRVVYAGNALRGYGNLIIIKHNDDYLSAYAHNDTMLVREQQEVKAGQKIATMGSTGTSSTRLHFEIRYKGKSVNPLQYLPQR; encoded by the coding sequence ATGAGCGCGGGAAGCCCTAAATTCACCATCAGCCGTGTTGCGGCATTATCACTGGTTTCGCTCTGGCTGGCAGGCTGTACAAGTTCCAACAACGCGCCTGCGCCCGTCAGTTCCGTCGGGGGAAACAGCGGCTCCGGTAACACGTCCAGCGGAATGTTGATCACGCCTCCGCCTAAAATGGGTACTGCTGCGCCGCAGCAAACACCACAAATTCAGCCTGTGCAACATCCTGTTACACAGCCAACGCAGATTCAGCCAGTTGAACAGCCTGTTCAGACCCAAAATGGCCGCATAGTCTATAACCGCCAGTATGGGAACATTCCGAAAGGCAGCTATACCGGCGGCAGCACCTATACCGTGAAGCGCGGCGATACGCTGTTCTACATTGCCTGGATCACCGGGAACGATTTCCGTGACCTCGCGCAGCGCAATAACGTCCAGGCCCCGTATGCTCTGGAAGTTGGCCAAACGCTCCAGGTGGGCAACGCAACGGGTACGCCACTGACGCCTGGCAATACGGTTTCAGCGGCCGATGTGACGGCTCAAAATAACAGCGTTAAGCCTGCACAAAAATCCACCACGGTGGTTGCTTCACAACCTGTAATTACGTATTCTGAGGATTCAGGTGATCAGACTGCTAACAAAATGTTGCCGAATAATAAAGGGACTGCGACTGTTGTCACAGCACCGACCACGGCACCTGTGGTTAGCTCTACTGAACCGACTGCAAGCAGTCAGAATGCCAGTTCGTCCATCACCGCATGGCGCTGGCCAACCGACGGCAAGATTATCGAGAACTTCGCAACCTCTGAGGGTGGGAACAAAGGGATCGATATCGCAGGCAGTAAAGGACAGGCTATCATCGCGACCGCAGACGGACGCGTTGTGTATGCCGGTAATGCGCTGCGCGGTTACGGTAATCTGATTATCATCAAACATAACGATGATTACCTGAGTGCCTACGCCCATAACGACACAATGCTGGTCCGGGAACAACAAGAAGTTAAGGCGGGGCAAAAAATCGCTACCATGGGTAGCACCGGAACCAGTTCTACACGCTTGCATTTTGAAATTCGTTACAAGGGGAAATCCGTAAACCCGCTGCAGTACTTGCCGCAGCGATAA
- the surE gene encoding 5'/3'-nucleotidase SurE → MRILLSNDDGIHAPGIQTLAKHLREFADVQVVAPDRNRSGASNSLTLESSLRTFTFENGDIAVQMGTPTDCVFLGVNALMRPRPDIVVSGINAGPNLGDDVIYSGTVAAAMEGRHLGFPALAVSLNGHTHYNTAAAVTCSILRALGREPLRTGRILNINVPDLPLNEIKGIRVTRCGSRHPADQVIPQQDPRGNTLYWIGPPGDKCDAGPDTDFAAVDDGYVSVTPLHVDLTAYSAHDVVSGWLDRAGVNAQW, encoded by the coding sequence ATGCGAATATTGCTGAGTAACGATGACGGGATCCACGCGCCGGGCATTCAGACCCTGGCGAAGCACCTCCGTGAATTTGCGGATGTGCAGGTTGTGGCCCCCGATCGTAACCGCAGTGGAGCGTCTAACTCACTGACGCTGGAGTCGTCGCTTCGCACCTTTACCTTTGAAAATGGCGATATTGCCGTGCAGATGGGCACGCCGACGGACTGCGTGTTTCTGGGCGTGAACGCGCTGATGCGCCCGCGTCCGGATATCGTCGTCTCCGGCATTAACGCCGGGCCGAACCTCGGCGATGACGTGATTTACTCCGGAACGGTAGCGGCGGCAATGGAAGGGCGCCATCTGGGGTTCCCGGCGCTGGCGGTCTCGTTAAACGGCCACACGCACTACAATACCGCCGCCGCGGTAACCTGCTCGATCCTGCGGGCGCTAGGCCGCGAGCCGCTGCGTACCGGGCGCATTCTCAACATCAACGTGCCGGATCTTCCTCTCAATGAAATTAAGGGCATTCGCGTTACGCGCTGCGGAAGCCGGCATCCGGCCGATCAGGTGATCCCGCAGCAGGATCCTCGCGGCAACACCCTTTACTGGATCGGGCCTCCTGGCGATAAGTGCGATGCGGGTCCGGACACCGACTTTGCCGCCGTGGATGATGGCTATGTCTCGGTCACTCCGCTGCACGTAGATTTAACCGCGTATAGCGCGCATGATGTGGTGTCGGGCTGGCTGGATCGCGCAGGAGTGAACGCGCAATGGTAA
- the ispF gene encoding 2-C-methyl-D-erythritol 2,4-cyclodiphosphate synthase has protein sequence MRIGHGFDVHAFGGEGPIIIGGVRIPYEKGLLAHSDGDVALHALTDALLGAAALGDIGKLFPDTDPAFKGADSRELLREAWRRIQAKGYTLGNVDVTIIAQAPKMLPHIPQMRVFIAEDLGCHMDDVNVKATTTEKLGFTGRGEGIACEAVALLVKAAK, from the coding sequence ATGCGAATTGGACACGGTTTTGATGTACACGCCTTTGGCGGAGAAGGCCCAATTATCATTGGCGGCGTACGTATTCCTTACGAAAAAGGGCTGCTGGCGCATTCTGATGGCGACGTGGCGCTGCATGCGCTGACCGACGCGCTGCTCGGCGCTGCCGCGCTGGGTGATATCGGCAAGCTGTTCCCGGACACCGACCCGGCCTTTAAAGGGGCGGACAGCCGCGAACTGCTGCGCGAAGCGTGGCGCCGTATTCAGGCGAAAGGTTACACCCTCGGCAACGTCGACGTGACGATTATTGCCCAGGCCCCGAAAATGCTGCCGCACATTCCGCAGATGCGCGTATTTATCGCTGAAGATCTGGGCTGCCATATGGACGACGTCAACGTCAAAGCCACCACCACGGAGAAGCTGGGCTTTACCGGTCGTGGCGAAGGGATTGCCTGTGAAGCCGTGGCGCTGCTGGTGAAGGCGGCAAAATGA
- the truD gene encoding tRNA pseudouridine(13) synthase TruD, producing MTDFDNLTYLHGKPQGNGVLKASPEDFLVVEDLGFEPDGEGEHILVRILKNGCNTRFVADALAKFLKIHAREVSFAGQKDKHAVTEQWLCARVPGNAMPDLSKFELEGCKVLEYARHKRKLRLGALKGNAFTLVLREVTNREDVEKRLNAINERGVPNYFGAQRFGIGGSNLQGALRWAQSDAPVRDRNKRSFWLSAARSALFNQIVSERLKKPDANQVVVGDALQLAGRGSWFVATAEEMADVQSRVDAKALMITAALPGSGDWGTQGDALSAEQSAVADVPELQSLLVREKVEAARRAMLLYPQQLSWNWWDDVTVELRFWLPAGSFATSVVRELINTSGDYANIAE from the coding sequence ATGACGGACTTCGATAATCTGACATACCTGCACGGCAAGCCGCAGGGGAACGGGGTACTGAAAGCCAGCCCGGAAGATTTCCTCGTGGTGGAGGATCTGGGCTTTGAGCCCGATGGCGAAGGCGAACATATCCTGGTGCGTATTCTGAAAAACGGCTGCAACACCCGCTTTGTGGCCGACGCGCTGGCAAAATTCCTCAAAATTCACGCCCGGGAAGTGAGCTTTGCCGGGCAGAAAGATAAACACGCCGTCACCGAGCAGTGGCTCTGCGCCCGCGTACCCGGCAATGCGATGCCTGATTTAAGCAAATTTGAGCTTGAAGGCTGTAAGGTGCTGGAGTACGCCCGCCACAAGCGCAAGCTGCGCCTGGGGGCGTTGAAAGGCAACGCGTTTACGCTGGTGCTGCGCGAAGTGACTAACCGTGAAGACGTTGAAAAGCGCCTGAATGCCATCAATGAACGCGGCGTTCCGAACTACTTTGGCGCGCAGCGCTTTGGCATTGGCGGCAGCAACCTGCAGGGCGCGCTGCGCTGGGCGCAAAGCGATGCGCCGGTGCGCGACAGGAATAAACGCAGTTTTTGGTTGTCGGCGGCCCGCAGCGCGTTGTTTAATCAGATTGTGAGCGAAAGGCTGAAAAAACCGGACGCGAATCAAGTTGTTGTTGGCGATGCGCTACAATTAGCGGGACGCGGAAGCTGGTTTGTGGCAACGGCCGAAGAAATGGCCGATGTGCAGTCGCGCGTGGATGCCAAAGCGCTGATGATTACCGCAGCTTTGCCGGGCTCAGGCGACTGGGGCACCCAGGGCGACGCGTTGAGCGCTGAGCAGTCCGCCGTGGCGGATGTGCCGGAATTACAATCCTTGCTGGTGCGGGAAAAAGTCGAAGCAGCGCGCCGCGCGATGCTGCTCTATCCGCAGCAGTTAAGCTGGAACTGGTGGGATGACGTGACCGTCGAGTTACGCTTCTGGCTGCCGGCAGGTAGCTTTGCCACCAGTGTTGTCAGGGAACTAATCAACACCTCGGGTGATTATGCGAATATTGCTGAGTAA
- a CDS encoding non-oxidative hydroxyarylic acid decarboxylases subunit B produces the protein MRLIVGMTGATGAPLGVALLLALREMPEVETHLVMSKWAKTTIELETPYSVQDVAALADVVHSPADQAATISSGSFRTDGMIVIPCSMKTLAGIRAGYAEGLVGRAADVVLKEGRKLVLVPRETPLSTIHLENMLALSRMGVAMVPPMPAYYNHPQTADDITQHIVTRVLDQFGLEHNKARRWNGLREAKHFSQENKDGI, from the coding sequence ATGAGATTGATCGTGGGAATGACAGGAGCAACGGGGGCTCCGCTGGGCGTGGCGCTGCTGCTGGCGCTGAGGGAAATGCCGGAGGTAGAGACCCATCTGGTCATGTCGAAGTGGGCAAAAACAACCATTGAGCTGGAAACGCCTTACAGCGTGCAGGACGTTGCTGCGCTGGCTGACGTTGTTCACAGCCCGGCTGACCAGGCCGCCACCATCTCCTCCGGCTCGTTTCGCACCGACGGCATGATCGTCATTCCATGCAGCATGAAAACGCTGGCGGGGATCCGCGCGGGCTACGCCGAAGGGCTGGTGGGCCGTGCGGCAGATGTGGTGCTGAAAGAGGGCCGCAAGCTGGTGCTCGTTCCCCGCGAAACGCCGCTCAGCACCATTCATCTGGAGAACATGCTGGCGCTTTCCCGCATGGGCGTGGCGATGGTGCCGCCCATGCCTGCGTATTACAACCACCCGCAAACCGCCGATGACATCACCCAGCATATCGTCACCCGTGTGCTCGACCAGTTTGGTCTGGAGCACAACAAGGCGCGCCGATGGAACGGGTTGCGGGAGGCGAAACATTTTTCACAGGAGAACAAAGATGGCATTTGA
- a CDS encoding DUF4440 domain-containing protein, producing MTPFEHDIIDLHIALENWLGKGEGDSDALLARFRPDFLMIPPGGVHIDYHGLVDFLHSQRGSRPGLKIVIDELSTIERWDRGAVLHYRETQTRPDLPVNVRWSTAVLNQEGGGITWRLLHETAQP from the coding sequence ATGACGCCTTTTGAACACGACATTATCGACCTCCACATTGCGCTTGAAAACTGGTTAGGCAAAGGCGAAGGCGACTCCGACGCCCTGCTCGCCCGTTTCCGGCCAGATTTTCTGATGATCCCACCGGGTGGCGTTCATATCGACTATCACGGCCTTGTGGACTTTCTGCACAGTCAGCGAGGAAGCCGCCCCGGACTGAAGATCGTCATTGACGAATTATCCACGATCGAGCGCTGGGATCGTGGCGCGGTACTGCACTACCGGGAGACGCAAACCCGGCCGGACCTGCCCGTCAACGTGCGCTGGTCAACCGCGGTGCTTAATCAGGAAGGTGGCGGGATTACATGGCGTCTGCTACACGAAACGGCCCAGCCGTAG
- a CDS encoding MFS transporter yields the protein MTYRSKVAAVYLLGFFLDLINMFIASVAFPAMAQALNATPSALAWVSNGYIAGLTLAIPFSSMLTRRFGPKRVILISLFMFSAASAAAGLSATLESLIAWRVLQGVGGGLLIPVGQALTWQLFQPHERARLSSAVMLVALLAPACSPAIGGLLVQMLSWRWIFFATLPVAIVTFVLACLWLKHEIPAMKAARLLNLRLLADPLLRFAMLVYVCVPGVFIGVNVTGMFYLQHEANMSPAATGMLMLPWSVASFIAITATGRYFNRIGPQPLIVIGCLLQATGILLLLNVSSATLLPVVAFTLMGAGGSLCSSTAQSSAFLTTRREEMPDASALWNLNRQLSFFAGALLLAEVLSLAQSYLAPLAAWHGMFLFAAGMTLLPVLYVFRLNNTQVLAQLRQENS from the coding sequence ATGACGTATCGCAGCAAAGTCGCCGCTGTCTATCTGCTGGGCTTTTTTCTTGATTTGATCAACATGTTTATTGCCAGCGTCGCTTTTCCGGCGATGGCGCAAGCTCTTAACGCCACGCCTTCAGCGCTTGCCTGGGTCAGTAACGGATACATTGCCGGCCTGACGCTGGCGATCCCGTTCAGCAGCATGCTCACGCGCCGTTTCGGACCAAAACGGGTCATCCTGATCTCGCTTTTTATGTTCAGCGCGGCTTCTGCTGCGGCAGGCTTGTCTGCAACGCTGGAAAGCCTGATCGCCTGGCGCGTGCTGCAGGGCGTGGGCGGTGGCTTACTGATCCCCGTCGGACAGGCGCTGACCTGGCAACTGTTTCAGCCTCACGAGCGAGCCAGACTCTCCTCGGCGGTCATGCTGGTCGCGCTGCTTGCTCCCGCCTGCTCCCCCGCTATCGGGGGCCTGCTGGTGCAGATGCTAAGCTGGCGGTGGATATTTTTCGCGACGCTTCCGGTGGCCATCGTGACCTTTGTGTTGGCCTGCCTGTGGCTTAAACATGAAATACCCGCGATGAAAGCGGCCAGGCTGCTCAACCTGCGGTTGCTCGCGGACCCGCTTTTGCGTTTTGCCATGCTTGTCTATGTATGCGTTCCTGGCGTATTTATCGGGGTGAACGTTACGGGCATGTTTTATCTTCAGCACGAGGCGAACATGAGTCCAGCCGCAACGGGTATGCTCATGCTGCCGTGGTCCGTGGCATCGTTTATCGCCATCACGGCGACGGGACGCTATTTTAACCGTATCGGCCCACAGCCGCTGATTGTTATCGGCTGCCTGCTGCAGGCGACGGGCATTCTGCTTTTGCTTAACGTCAGTTCGGCTACGCTGCTTCCTGTCGTTGCGTTTACCCTGATGGGCGCGGGGGGAAGCCTGTGCAGCAGTACCGCTCAGAGCAGCGCTTTTCTGACAACGCGCCGGGAAGAGATGCCGGATGCCAGCGCGCTGTGGAATCTCAATCGTCAGTTGAGCTTTTTTGCCGGTGCCCTGCTGCTGGCAGAGGTGCTGAGTCTGGCGCAGAGTTATCTGGCGCCGCTCGCCGCCTGGCACGGAATGTTTCTTTTTGCCGCAGGCATGACCCTATTGCCTGTACTGTACGTTTTCCGACTTAACAATACGCAGGTGCTCGCCCAGCTGCGACAGGAGAATTCATGA
- a CDS encoding non-oxidative hydroxyarylic acid decarboxylases subunit C yields MAFDDLRSFLQALDEQGQLLKIEEEVNAEPDLAAAANATGRIGDGAPALWFDNIRGFTDARVVMNTIGSWQNHAISMGLPANTPVKKQIDEFIRRWDKFPVTPERRANPAWAQNTVDGEDINLFDILPLFRLNDGDGGFYLDKACVVSRDPLDPDHFGKQNVGIYRMEVKGKRKLGLQPVPMHDIALHLHKAEERGQDLPIAITLGNDPIITLMGATPLKYDQSEYEMAGALRESPYPIATAPLTGFDVPWGSEVILEGVIEGRKREIEGPFGEFTGHYSGGRNMTVVRIDRVSYRTKPIFESLYLGMPWTEIDYLMGPATCVPLYQQLKAEFPEVQAVNAMYTHGLLAIISTKKRYGGFARAVGLRAMTTPHGLGYVKMVIMVDEDVDPFNLPQVMWALSSKVNPAGDLVQLPNMSVLELDPGSSPAGITDKLIIDATTPVAPDTRGHYSQPVQDLPETKAWAEKLTAMLAARQ; encoded by the coding sequence ATGGCATTTGATGATTTGAGAAGCTTCCTGCAGGCGCTCGATGAGCAAGGGCAACTGCTGAAAATTGAGGAAGAGGTGAATGCGGAGCCGGACCTGGCGGCGGCAGCCAACGCCACAGGCCGTATTGGCGACGGCGCGCCCGCGCTGTGGTTCGACAATATTCGTGGCTTTACCGATGCCCGCGTGGTGATGAACACCATCGGCTCGTGGCAAAACCACGCCATATCGATGGGGTTGCCAGCGAATACCCCGGTAAAAAAACAGATCGACGAGTTTATTCGCCGCTGGGACAAATTCCCCGTTACGCCGGAGCGCCGCGCTAACCCGGCCTGGGCGCAAAATACGGTCGACGGTGAAGACATTAACCTGTTCGATATCCTGCCGCTGTTTCGCCTGAACGACGGTGACGGCGGTTTTTATCTCGATAAAGCGTGCGTTGTCTCGCGCGATCCGCTCGACCCGGACCATTTCGGCAAGCAGAACGTCGGGATCTACCGCATGGAGGTCAAGGGCAAGCGCAAGCTCGGTCTGCAGCCGGTACCGATGCACGATATCGCCCTCCATCTGCACAAAGCGGAAGAGCGCGGGCAAGATCTGCCGATCGCGATTACTCTCGGCAACGACCCGATCATCACCCTGATGGGCGCCACGCCGCTGAAATACGATCAGTCTGAGTATGAAATGGCCGGCGCGCTGCGCGAAAGCCCGTACCCGATTGCCACCGCGCCGCTGACCGGCTTCGACGTGCCGTGGGGGTCTGAAGTGATCCTGGAAGGGGTGATTGAAGGCCGCAAACGTGAAATCGAAGGGCCGTTCGGCGAGTTTACCGGACACTATTCCGGTGGCCGTAATATGACGGTGGTCCGTATCGACAGAGTTTCTTACCGCACCAAACCGATCTTCGAATCCCTTTACCTCGGCATGCCGTGGACCGAGATTGACTATCTGATGGGACCAGCCACCTGCGTGCCGCTTTACCAGCAGCTGAAGGCGGAATTCCCGGAAGTGCAGGCGGTGAACGCGATGTACACCCACGGTCTGCTGGCAATTATCTCCACCAAAAAACGCTACGGTGGTTTTGCCCGCGCGGTCGGTTTACGCGCCATGACCACGCCGCACGGTCTGGGCTACGTGAAGATGGTGATTATGGTGGATGAGGATGTCGATCCGTTCAACCTCCCGCAGGTGATGTGGGCGCTCTCATCGAAGGTCAATCCGGCAGGGGATCTGGTGCAGCTGCCGAACATGTCAGTGCTTGAACTCGACCCTGGCTCCAGCCCGGCGGGCATTACCGACAAACTGATTATTGATGCCACCACGCCTGTTGCACCGGACACCCGTGGCCACTACAGCCAGCCGGTACAGGATCTGCCTGAAACTAAAGCCTGGGCTGAAAAACTGACCGCGATGCTGGCAGCACGCCAATAA
- a CDS encoding protein-L-isoaspartate(D-aspartate) O-methyltransferase, giving the protein MVSKRVQTLLEQLRAQGIRDEHVLEALAQVPREKFVDEAFEHKAWENVALPIGQGQTISQPYMVARMTELLELTPDSRVLEIGTGSGYQTAILAHLVHHVCSVERIKGLQWQARRRLKQLDLHNVSTRHGDGWQGWQARAPFDAIIVTAAPPEIPAALLSQLDEGGILVLPVGDEQQLLKRVRRRGGEYIIDTVEAVRFVPLVKGELA; this is encoded by the coding sequence ATGGTAAGCAAACGTGTACAAACTCTTCTGGAACAACTTCGCGCACAGGGGATCCGCGACGAGCACGTGCTTGAAGCGCTCGCTCAGGTCCCGCGTGAGAAATTTGTAGACGAGGCGTTTGAACACAAAGCGTGGGAAAACGTAGCGCTGCCCATCGGGCAAGGCCAGACGATTTCGCAGCCTTATATGGTGGCGCGGATGACGGAGCTGCTGGAGCTCACGCCCGACTCACGCGTGCTGGAGATTGGCACCGGGTCGGGGTATCAGACCGCCATCCTGGCGCATCTGGTACACCATGTCTGTTCCGTAGAGCGGATCAAAGGTTTGCAATGGCAGGCGCGTCGTCGCCTGAAACAACTTGATTTACATAATGTTTCGACACGACACGGTGATGGATGGCAGGGTTGGCAGGCTCGAGCCCCGTTTGACGCTATCATCGTGACGGCGGCTCCGCCTGAAATTCCCGCTGCGCTCTTGTCGCAGCTGGATGAGGGGGGCATTCTTGTTCTGCCCGTCGGGGACGAGCAGCAGCTATTGAAGCGCGTTCGTCGGCGCGGCGGCGAGTATATTATCGACACCGTGGAAGCCGTGCGCTTTGTGCCTCTGGTAAAGGGGGAGTTGGCCTGA